The genomic DNA AACCTTTTGAAATTCTGTCGTGTTAACGATCTCGAATCAATGATGTGACGTATCTTCGGCTGATTTTCATTGTTCACTGCCTCCATAAAATTTCATAGATCTTGAGTGAATCAACGTGAATCATAATTCTCCGTGTCTCCACCTTCTTTTCTTAAAACCTAGATGACGAATACTCGAGGTAATACTCGAGGTAAATTATACCTGAAATAAATAAGTTCGATTGTAGTGTCTTTTACATGACTTACATATTAACAAACGATTgaatcatttaataaaaattacgatAGGGAAATCTTGCTTCTATTTGAAAATTGCCTTACAAATAAATGGACAAATAaacttagaaaataattatgttattatatagtatttaccatacatcttataatatataatacatcatattgtataacattttatttatccCAACAACACTACATGTTTTTCATGCAATACATTAAATGGGGTTGCTCCATCAGCAACTCAAATGAATTTTTTTGTACGCGCAGACTAAATACGCAGATTGGTCAAGCGGTCAAGTGCAATCTACACGTGAAGTATTACACGCGCGATCTCTGTACGTTCGGGTAAAAAGCTGATGTCACCGCGTCTAAAGGCAAGAAAGCCACGCGTACCTCTGCCCACGCCATAAATACACGCTCAGATCAGGTTACAAGAAAAGTCAAGCATTGAGCGTCGTGAGATCTACATGCACGACGATTCGGCGATACGCGAGCAAGTAATCGTGACTATTGTAGCATAGTTAGTCGTAGTCGTAGAAGTAACTCTAACTGTGGcgttatttacattttaaagtAAGTTTTATTAGTGACTAAATGTTATTTGCTTTTAACATAAAACTAGTATTGATTTTTACACACGTATCTGGTAATATCACCTCAGAGTTATGGAAGAAATTGCgacaacaaattattttttgatGAACGGAAACAAAACTTGTAATAACGTATTTGCATACTCTGAGTATGActaatgagaaattatcttaCTTGTTTGGATGTCGAAAGACTGCGtttgtttacaaatattttcaattacattTATCATTTGTGTCGTCAGAATCGAAACCCTACTTGAATAGAATCGATCATTCTGATAGTAGTGCGTTTATTCATTAAATCATCCTCTAACTATTGCATAATATCCATCTCTACTATGCTGCATCTTTAAAAAGTAAAGACAAACACTCAGCTTCATTGATATctaaagatataatatttttaaatagatacTTCTGAAATATCGTTTGAAATCTTGCAATGAATGGCATCCGCAGTCATTACATGCGCAGTCTTTTAAACGCGAAGATAAACGTTGAAAATGAGAAATCAAGAATTGCACTTTGAAGTTGTTGATCAAACAGATCGCGCAAGGAAACAAGAAAGAGCAATATAACGCGACACTTAAGCCTGGGCGAACTGGTTGATTGTTGAGAAAAAATATGGAATTTTACGCTACCACTACGATATTCTCCCGTACAGGTTCTCTTGGCTGCTCCTTTGGATTCGTTCACCCGCTCATGATTTCTACATCGGTGCCCACTTTTCTCCAATAGACACCGCGGTTTGGTAATCACATTGAGCGTGGCTCAATCGAACGTGATTTCAATCTCTATCCGCGAATAACTAGGGAACCGATCGGATTTTTAATTCGGTAGACTTTGCCGAAAAAACGGAACGATCGTATGGGATATAATATAAACTAGAAACAGGATATTCCTTGTGTTGCAATTATCTTTCATATTCTACGTGAGCACGCGTACCACTTAGTCAAGAAGCGAAACAACTGCCTCTCCACGCGTTTCGACTTTCTACCCGCGAAAAGCTGCTCTTTCGATTAGGCAAACAATCCACTGCTATGTCCAGATTTTTTAAACTTattgagaaataaaagaaagttaaattACACTGTCAACGCTAAGTATTAGGGTATCTGCTGATGTTTATCATAAATGGAATGTTtctaaatacatttatttcctaattatttaatcatttgGTTGAAAACTGTAGTGGTCCGGTCTAATTCATTCGCTACATTAGtctaaataaattgaattattacTTTTTACTACTTTTAGcgcttactttttttttttattattacttttcatGAAATATTGAAACGTTTATCATAAATGGTTCGTTATACATTTTCCTGGAGAagtataatggaaaaattccaCTCCAGAATAAATTCGAATATGCAGTTTAAAATGTAAGATATTAAACAATGTAAAAAGTTAGTCTTCCAGAGTAGATATcctgatatttattattatttattaacgttaACTGTTAATAACATTATTTACACCACAGTTTATTTAAACTTACATTTTGTGAATTTACACCGTGGCATATATCACTAAcaagttattaataaatttgaatcaTCTAAATCCTGAAATCTGGAAAGGATCTAGAAAGAGTCAGACACGATATTAACCAATAACAACAGGTGTTCTACCGGTCGACCTAATATATGCTAGTTTCTCGCTGTTAGCGAATATTCCAGCGCGCGATAGCGGCACTTACAGATCTTCTGAATCTTTGTAAACTTTCTCAGAATTAAGAACGTGGTAAGTGATTTCATTTGCATGAAATTCCCATCATATTATGAAACAagtgaaaagaaaaagtaatcGAGGGATTGTTGCTTGATAAGCGTATCCTTGTGTATGTTGACCTTACTCATCTGCTCTGATGACTTGTTATAAAGATACAGGAATAGCCGAACTTTGTAAAGTTTCTAAAAACTTTTTATGCATCAAGATTGCAGCATTCAAAATATGTTATGATATTGCAGATCGTATCAGGTAGTTTGTGTACAATTACGTAAGCGCTTGTTTACTAAGATGGCATTATATCTTTTATCgcattttattatcgtttaagTTGAATCATACTGCCCTGGACAATATGTAAATGTCTTACTgagaatattctaatataaacAACATTGAAAAGTGCAGTAGAGCCATAATTATTATTCGAACTGATCATAATGCTGTTTGAATCTTTCGATAATCGAATAACTTTGTATTCATGAAGAAatgagaaataattatttattttgaactatttcataaatattaatatgaaacGAGGATGTAAAGTTTCGAgtaaaaatgtaacaatttcTTTCAGTTTCTCTTCTTGTTTTCTAACCCTCCTTGCAAAGAACTATTCTATCTAACTATTTTCTTACGTTATAATCGAGGTTCCACTGTACTATTGTTATTTCATATAATCAAAGATCTGTAGTCTAGTTATAACGATTCTTTGATACAATTTTCATCTTAATCAGTAACATTGTATTTCTGATTTTGAGGACACAGCCCTCATGGAAAGTTTACTTCCGCCCATTTAGTTTATTAACGAGATTCCTTTCGTATTTTCAGGTATCGAGGAGACTGTCAAACTGGTGAAATCCGCAGGTGGTATTTGCTATGGTTATGTTTGCGACCTATGCGATCGGGAGGATATTTACAAGAAAGCAGAGCAAGTGAAGAAAGAAGTTGGAAAGGTGAGAATTGCAATAATTGAAGAAGTGAAGATAACACAATGTCGTTCAATTTGAAAACACGTTCCAAGACTTtggaaaatcttgaaaaatctCTTAACCAAAACATTAATATGCGATGGttattatattgcataatttttatttaaaggaaATGAAGTATTTCGAAATTGCTATTACTGCGTgtctgtatatgtatacatattcgCATCAACTCGCATCTTTCTCTTTTCGCGGTATTTTTATGACATAAATCACTCGATTTCATAACCTGTTAAGTAACGAAGGGTCGAATTATGAGAACTGATTACATATATAAATCTTACAGGTAACCATTCTGATAAACAATGCAGGTATAGGAAATGGCTATAAACTTTTGGACACGCCGGACAACCTTATTATCCGAACAATGGAAGTTAACGTAATGAGTCACTTTTGGGTATGTTTTCATCTCAACTTTATTATCATGGATTTCTATTCTCCTCTTGTAATTTATCATACGAATAGAAGCGttggaaattatgaaattataatgagGTCTTCATCTGCGCAGAAGCTTATCCTACGAATTTATGATTAACCaactaatttataatatacgtGGAACcggtatttttaatttattaataagctATGCACGTGTTGTATTAATTTCTATGGAAGATTCCAACTCTCAAAACGAACGTGGCACTTCACAAAATTTTCTCACTCTTCTCGTATGTAGTTTTTGTACGATCGGATTTCGTAACAGATCTATCGATTTAAACTCAAAGACAATTCTCCCTTTCGCAGCGTAAAGCCCGAGTGAGAGGCATTCCTAGGCCCGATATTCCCTCCGTTTAGAAGTATTGCCGTGGGTCAGGTGAGAAAACCGGTCGGATAGATGCAGCCAGTCGGCCGTGCAGTCCCAGTATACTCGTGTCTCAGAATTGCGACACGCGAGGAGTATGCTTGCCAAATGCGTAGACAGCATTGAGTTCTCCAATGCGAATTCCCATTGACGTAATTCTCGAACACACTGTCGAAAAAGCAATTATGTTTATCACATTCTTGTTCCATTCGACTATTCCGCTATAATCGTCGAAGATAACGTCTTCGAATCATAAACATTTTCTTCGACAAGATTATGACGACATTGTTCGTCACAGACTGTCTTAAGAATAGCCCTTTCTTTCCAACAATATAAATATCAGTGAATTCGCGAATCACCGGAGATTGGCCGACGTAACAAGGTACAGAGTGAAAGTTCAGGGGGACACCATCCATGCCGAGACATCATCGACTTACACGAACGCTCGGCCGATAGAAGAGTTAGCCGATTCGGAGCACGGAGAAAATTATAGCGCGTCCGGTCGAAGAATACCGATTTTATGGGCCGCGTTTCGTCATCAGTTCGTTCCAATGGGGATATCCATCTTGATGTTCGCTTGATAATAATAAGACaaaaaagaaaggataaaaGAGGGACAAGGTTTGTCAACCGCTTTGTTCGAGACAGCTTGAAGTCCTTTCCTTCAAACCTCGGATGTAATCGCATCTTCAGCCTCGATTGCAAAATTTCGACGCGTACTTGCGCTTGGAATTACCACACGTTTCACAATTTCGTCGATTCATTGGCATAACGAAATGCTTCCTTCTATAAGACACGAGGAATTACATATAAACTCCGCGTATACGTGATTCTCGAAAACCTTGTCTCGATACCCCAACTTTGTTATGCGCGGATTACACACCGATGGCTTTACTTTCGAAAGTGATGAACAGAGGAAGAACAACGGAAGAAAAATAAACTAACGACTAGGGAAGTAGGTTAACAGCATTGTAAAGAGCACAAGCCAATGAGTCTCTTGTTATATCCGATGTCACGGCCATATCTCTAAGAAGTACCGTCAATTATTGTTTTCCAAGCTGCCGCTCCCAACGTTCGCAATTCGATTAGCTagattctctctctttcctcatTTTGTAAAGTAGTCAGAGTGTATTTACAAATTACAGTTTGTCTTACAATTATATTTGCTTGTGTTAGTAGCATGTAAAGTTACAAGCAAACATCGCATGTTTCTGTAAAGGTAACTGAATATATTTCGCACTCGTATACTTTATTATCATCGAgataaacttttttattcttcaaaGAAAGTAGAGGGTCCCATACTGCTAAAGATAATGAGACAATCGTATAATTTAGCGTTAGgatattttaatgtttcgtaATAAATCAATTTAATATTAACAGACATACGAATGCATAGATATAAAGTTAAGGTAATTAGAGATggtaattctttttttcttctctttttcaagACAACAAAGGCGTTCTTGCCTTCGATGATAGAAGATAACAGAGGTCATATTGTGAGCATTGCAAGTATGGCTGGACATATAGGAGTGTCACATTTGGTGAGTTATTGCACCTCAAAATTCGCGGCGATTGGATTTGATGAAGCTCTTCATATGGAGCTAGTTGTAAGTTTATTACCTTTTTTACATCAATGTCGTTGCTttctttcaattaattttaacaaatatgctattatttcttttctttttttataggCTGAAGGATATAAGATTAATAGCACGGTGGTATGTCCATTTTTCATTCGAAGCACCGGTATGTTTGATAACGTTTCAACAAGGTATAATCTTTTTTTCCTGTATCcacatacataaataaaaatgtacgaGCAAAACATTTAATTTCGTATATCTGTCTCCGTATTTTTTAGATACTTGCCGAGGCTCACTCCGAACGACGTGGCGGATCGAATCGTCTCCGCTATAAGATGCAACGAAAAAGTTGCTATAGTACCTGGTTATCTTTGCATTTTTCTCATTCTGAAATGGTAAATAATTcaatagaaataatttcatgaaaataaaaaaagtaaacaTATCTTTTTCGTTACTTTGACGATATTAATTGTTCGTCTAATAGGCTAATTTATATTGCGATTTTTAGGGCATTTCCGTGGGAATGTGCGGATATGCTGGT from Bombus terrestris chromosome 11, iyBomTerr1.2, whole genome shotgun sequence includes the following:
- the LOC100652085 gene encoding estradiol 17-beta-dehydrogenase 11; protein product: MSFLADVANVISFLILTVGFIIKNTIRLFIPEKYKMKSIAGEIALVTGGGGVLGRLVTLRLANLGAIVVIWDVNKAGIEETVKLVKSAGGICYGYVCDLCDREDIYKKAEQVKKEVGKVTILINNAGIGNGYKLLDTPDNLIIRTMEVNVMSHFWTTKAFLPSMIEDNRGHIVSIASMAGHIGVSHLVSYCTSKFAAIGFDEALHMELVAEGYKINSTVVCPFFIRSTGMFDNVSTRYLPRLTPNDVADRIVSAIRCNEKVAIVPGYLCIFLILKWAFPWECADMLVRGLLLNKIHPSDSPSPPVKKEEEIIPTMLPKDPDTTVIHQQLTRRISSSERKP